The Mauremys reevesii isolate NIE-2019 linkage group 1, ASM1616193v1, whole genome shotgun sequence genome has a segment encoding these proteins:
- the PMPCB gene encoding mitochondrial-processing peptidase subunit beta, translating into MAAALSAGCLAARRLLWAAPGRRLVRGSAPALATRSIQLGTSRLRATKAATQIVLNVPETKVSSLENGLRVASEDSGLSTCTVGLWIDAGSRYENEKNNGTAHFLEHMAFKGTKKRSQLDLELEIENMGAHLNAYTSREQTVYYAKAFSKDLPRAVEILADIIQNSTLGEAEIERERGVILREMQEVETNLQEVVFDYLHATAYQNTTLGRTILGPTENIKSINRNDLVEYITTHYKGPRIVLAAAGGVSHDELLDLANYHFGNLPSTQEGGMPALPPCKFTGSEIRIRDDKMPLAHIAIAVEAVGWSHPDTIPLMVANTLIGNWDRSFGGGVNLSSKLAQITCHGNLCHSFQSFNTCYTDTGLWGLYMVCEPSTVQDMMHFVQREWIRLCTSVTESEVSRATNLLKTNMLLQLDGSTPICEDIGRQMLCYNRRIPIPELEARIEAIDAQTIREVCTKYIYDKCPAIAAVGPIEQLPDYNRIQSGMYWLRD; encoded by the exons ATGGCGGCGGCGCTGAGTGCAGGTTGCCTGGCGGCCCGACGGCTCCTCTGGGCCGCGCCTGGCCGCCGCCTCGtgcggggctcagccccagccctagcGACCCGG TCCATACAACTTGGGACAAGCAGATTAAGGGCCACCAAGGCAGCAACGCAAATAGTCTTAAATGTTCCTGAGACTAAAGTGTCTTCTCTGGAAAATGGCCTGAGAGTAGCTTCTGAAGATTCTGGACTCTCAACATGCACA gTTGGTCTTTGGATTGATGCTGGAAGCAGGTATGAAAATGAGAAGAACAATGGAACAGCTCACTTTCTGGAACATATGGCTTTCAAG gGGACAAAAAAGAGGTCTCAATTAGACCTGGAACTAGAGATTGAAAACATGGGAGCTCATCTTAATGCCTACACATCCAGAGAACAAACTGTGTATTATGCAAAGGCTTTCTCAAAGGACTTGCCAAGAG CTGTGGAGATTCTTGCCGACATCATACAGAACAGTACACTGGGGGAAGCAGAGATCGAGCGGGAGCGAGGAGTTATCCTTCGAGAGATGCAGGAAGTTGAAACCAATTTGCAGGAAGTTGTCTTTGATTATCTTCATGCCACAGCCTATCAGAACACTACACTGGGACGGACAATATTAGGACCCACCGAAAACATCAA ATCCATAAATCGCAATGACTTGGTGGAGTACATAACAACACATTATAAAGGACCCAGGatagtgctggctgctgctggag GAGTCTCTCATGATGAATTGCTTGATTTAGCAAATTATCATTTTGGTAACTTACCGTCTACTCAGGAAGGAGGAATGCCAGCCCTACCCCCTTGTAAATTCACAGGTAGTGAG ATTCGTATACGAGATGACAAGATGCCTTTGGCACACATCGCAATAGCTGTCGAAGCAGTTGGCTGGTCTCACCCAGATACAATTCCCCTTATGGTAGCAAATACTCTGATAGGCAACTGGGATCGCTCCTTTGGAGGAGGTGTG AATTTATCCAGCAAGCTTGCCCAGATCACTTGCCATGGCAACCTGTGTCATAGCTTCCAATCTTTCAATACCTGTTACACTGATACTGGACTGTGGGGGCTCTACATGGTTTGTGAACCATCCACTGTACAGGATATGATGCACTTCGTTCAGAGAGAGTG GATACGACTCTGCACAAGTGTTACTGAAAGTGAAGTATCTCGAGCCAcgaaccttttaaaaacaaatatgctGTTACAGCTTGATG GGTCCACCCCCATCTGCGAGGACATTGGGAGACAGATGTTGTGTTACAATCGTAGAATTCCAATTCCTGAACTTGAAGCAAGAATTGAA GCTATTGATGCCCAGACCATAAGAGAGGTTTGCACAAAGTACATTTATGACAAGTGCCCTGCCATCGCTGCTGTGG GTCCGATTGAACAACTTCCAGATTACAACAGAATCCAGAGTGGCATGTACTGGCTACGTGATTAG